One Triticum dicoccoides isolate Atlit2015 ecotype Zavitan chromosome 4B, WEW_v2.0, whole genome shotgun sequence genomic window carries:
- the LOC119290780 gene encoding ankyrin repeat-containing protein ITN1-like — MAVDSDRGEGDLEIGLASLGSEGGVSPVAPGRRALESCLSGKRLDQSPSPSRAVRRPALVMSSSGKRLDQSPSPSRPVLAMSRSSNRLDQPPGRPVLAMSRSSNRLDHSPASSSSPTPAKGPALVMSGSSKRLEQSLASPSPSPKAGAAAPPVLVLSNSGKRMDQAGRKKYVKQVTGRHNDTELHLAAQRGDLDAVRQIIAEIDAQMTGTGEEFDSEVAEIRAAVLNEPNEVGETALLIAAEKGFIDVVVELLKHSDKESLARKNKSGFDALHVAAKEGHRDIVKVLLDHDPSLGKTFGQSNVTPLITAAIRGHLEVVNLLLERVSGLVELSKANGKNALHFAARQGHVEIVKSLLVSEAQLARKTDKKGQTALHMAVKGTSAAVVRALVNADPAIVMLPDKNGNLALHVATRKKRSEIVNELLLLPDMNVNALTRDRKTAFDIAEGLPLSEESADIKDCLSRAGAVRANDLNQPRDELRKTVTEIKKDVHTQLEQARKTNKNVHGIAKELRKLHREGINNATNSVTVVAVLFATVAFAAIFTVPGGNDDHGVAIVVHAVSFKVFFIFNAIALFTSLAVVVVQITLVRGETKAERRVVEVINKLMWLASVCTTVAFISSSYIVVGRHFKWAAMLVTLIGGVIMASVLGTMTYYVVKSKRTRSIRKKVKSTRRSGSNSWNHNSESDSEIDRIYAI; from the exons atggccgtcgATTCCGACAGAG GGGAGGGGGATTTGGAGATTGGGTTGGCGTCGCTGGGGTCGGAGGGAGGCGTTTCGCCCGTCGCCCCAGGCCGCCGGGCGCTCGAGTCCTGCCTCTCCGGGAAGCGCCTCGAccagtcgccgtcgccgtcgcgggCGGTCAGGCGCCCCGCGCTAGTCATGTCCAGCTCCGGGAAGCGCCTCGAccagtcgccctcgccctcgcgcccGGTGCTGGCCATGTCCCGCTCCAGCAACCGCCTGGACCAGCCGCCCGGCCGCCCGGTGCTGGCCATGTCCCGCTCCAGCAACCGCCTCGACCACTCGCCGGCGTCGTCCTCGTCCCCGACGCCGGCCAAGGGGCCGGCGCTCGTCATGTCCGGCTCCAGCAAGCGGCTGGAGCAGTCGCTcgcgtccccgtcgccgtcgcccaagGCCGGCGCCGCGGCGCCGCCCGTGCTGGTGCTCTCCAACTCCGGCAAGCGGATGGACCAGGCggggcggaagaagtacgttaagCAGGTGACGGGCCGACACAACGACACGGAGCTCCACCTCGCCGCGCAGCGCGGGGACCTCGACGCCGTGCGCCAGATCATCGCCGAAATCGACGCTCAGATGACCGGCACCGGCGAGGAGTTCGACAGCGAGGTGGCGGAGATTCGCGCCGCCGTGCTCAACGAGCCCAACGAGGTCGGGGAGACCGCGCTGCTCATCGCCGCTGAGAAAGGGTTCATCGACGTCGTCGTCGAGCTGCTCAAGCACTCTGACAAGGAGAGCCTTGCGAGGAAGAACAAATCAGGATTCGATGCTCTGCACGTCGCTGCAAAGGAAGGCCACCGAG ATATTGTGAAGGTACTCCTGGACCATGATCCATCCCTTGGGAAGACGTTTGGCCAATCAAATGTGACTCCTCTGATAACTGCGGCGATTAGAGGCCACCTCGAGGTAGTGAACCTTCTGCTGGAGCGAGTTTCTGGGTTGGTTGAACTATCAAAGGCGAACGGAAAGAATGCATTGCATTTCGCTGCCCGTCAGGGGCATGTTGAAATAGTTAAGTCCTTGCTAGTCAGTGAAGCTCAGCTTGCTCGGAAGACTGATAAGAAAGGACAGACCGCTTTGCACATGGCGGTTAAAGGAACAAGCGCTGCGGTTGTTAGAGCACTCGTGAATGCTGATCCGGCCATAGTTATGCTACCTGACAAAAATGGCAACTTAGCTTTGCATGTTGCCACCAGGAAGAAAAGATCAGAG ATTGTGAATGAGCTTCTGCTTCTTCCGGACATGAACGTGAATGCGCTGACTAGGGATCGCAAGACTGCATTTGACATAGCAGAGGGTCTTCCGCTATCAGAAGAGTCTGCAGATATAAAGGATTGTTTATCCCGTGCTGGTGCAGTGAGAGCAAATGATCTGAATCAGCCTCGGGATGAGCTGAGAAAAACAGTGACTGAGATCAAGAAGGACGTACACACTCAACTTGAGCAAGCCAGAAAAACCAACAAAAATGTGCATGGCATAGCAAAGGAACTGAGGAAGCTCCACAGGGAAGGCATCAACAATGCAACAAACTCTGTCACAGTTGTGGCTGTGCTCTTCGCCACAGTTGCATTTGCTGCGATATTCACGGTGCCAGGAGGCAACGACGACCATGGTGTCGCAATAGTTGTGCATGCGGTGTCCTTCAAGGTCTTCTTCATCTTCAACGCCATCGCCTTGTTCACATCATTAGCAGTAGTGGTGGTGCAGATAACACTTGTTAGGGGCGAGACGAAAGCAGAGAGGCGAGTTGTGGAGGTGATCAACAAGTTGATGTGGCTGGCTTCTGTATGCACCACGGTGGCATTCATATCCTCCTCTTACATAGTGGTGGGTCGGCACTTCAAGTGGGCGGCGATGCTGGTGACCCTCATCGGCGGGGTGATCATGGCCAGTGTGCTCGGTACGATGACATACTATGTGGTGAAGTCCAAGCGCACGCGATCGATTAGGAAGAAGGTGAAGTCAACAAGGCGGAGCGGCTCAAACTCATGGAACCACAACTCGGAGTCAGATTCCGAGATAGACCGGATATACGCCATATGA